In the Trichocoleus desertorum ATA4-8-CV12 genome, GGAAGGCTCGATTTTGAGCGCTCAATTTGATCCGACTAAGCAAGTTCTCTATTGCCTACTGACAGAATTAATCCCAGGTAACGACTACCGAGAACGCCCTTTTTTGGTTGCAATTAACTTAAGCACTGCGGAAGCTAAGCCTTTATTGCGTTTACCAGATGGTCAACGGGATATCAAAATGAACTTATCCCCCGATGGTTTAGGTTTCCTGTTCGATCAAACAATTGCTGCTAAGGAAGACGGATCGGCGACTAATGCTCTCCGCACGAATGATGGGAAGGCGATCGCCACAAGTCGGTTGTGGTTATTGCCCGTTACTCCTCCAGGAACCACCGAGGCTCCAGTTCAAATGCAACCAGAACAGCTGCCCCTCGCTGGGCTCCATCCCCGTTGGCTGCCGTAACTAAATATGCCAAGGTGATTTTGGTCTGCTTCCCACTCTGCAATGATGGATTGAAAGTTGGCGCAAGTACATGCAAGTACAGGACTTGATCCTTCGATATCAACAAGGAGAGCGTGACTTTGCCCACGTTGACTTGAGTGGGGCTACGCTGAGTGGCATTAATCTCCAAGACGCAGATTTAACCGGGGCTAATCTGACGGGTACGAACCTGAGTTGGGCCTTGCTCAACCGAGCTAACTTGACCGGGGCTTGTTTGCGTCGAGCTGATCTCAGGAGTACCGCCTTAAGCAGCGCTACCTTAGTAGGCGCAGTGTTGAATGGAGCTAATCTAGCCAAAGCTGACCTGCGTCTAGCTCAACTTCAAGACGCTGACCTGAATTGGGCAACTTTGCCAGAAGGAGATTTGAGTGGCGCTGACCTGAGCCGAGCCAAGCTCGATCAAATCAATCTGGAAAAAGCGAAGTTGAATGGCACCCAGTTTGTGGGAGCCGAATTGATGGAAGCCAACCTGCGGCGGGCCAGTTTAATTAGTGCCAACTTGAGCCAAGCCAACCTCCGAGAAGCACATCTCGAAGAAGCGAATCTGCGAGAAGCCAAATTAGTCGGTACGAATTTAATCGAAGCTAATCTCAGTGGCGCTTACTTGCGTCAAGCAGATTTGAGCCAAGCAGATATGCACCGCGTCACGCTCATTGGAGCTGACTTGAGTGAAGCTGTGCTGAATAATGCTGACCTCAGTCGGGCCAACCTCAGCGGTGCTTATCTGCTCAAAACCAGTTGCAAGAAAACCTATCTACTGCGGGCTACCCTACAGGAGGTTTATCTTCTGCAAGCTGATTTAACGGAAGCAAATTTACGGGGTGCGGATCTGCGTCGTGCGGATCTTAGTGGAGCCTACTTAAATGAAGCGACCCTAAGTGAAGCAGATTTAAGCGATGCCTACTTATTAGAGAGTCATCTGATTCGGGCTAATTTAGATGGGGCTCAACTCACTGGGTGCTGCATCTATAACTGGCATCTCGAAGACTCAGACCTGGCTAAGGTTGAGTGTCGTTATGTGTTCACTCAGTTTAACTACACCACCAAAAGCCCAACCGAACGTTATCCTGCGGCCCGTGATTTTGAACCAGGGGAGTTAGCTCGGCAGTATCAGGGCGATGATGCTGGGGTCGAAGTGGTTTGGCAAGAACCTCCTCATTGGGAAGCTTTAGTCTTTACCTTGGCTCAAGTAGAGATGGAGTGCCTTGATGTGCATTTAACTCTTAAGTCCTATGGCCTGTCGGACAACGGGTATCTACTAAAACTCACCAGCGATCGCCCGGTTAACGGCAAAATCCTAGCTCAGCGAATCTTGCAACTTTACCCTGAGCTGTTGCCACGGGTGCTGTCTCGCCGTTCTGAAGTTTTGGGGTTATTAGGAATCTCGCCTCGGATGGGTACTTTAGAGGCTGCTGTATCTTCTCCACCCCCCGCTCAGCGATCGCCGACGACAACTGCAACCGATAGAGACAAGCGCTTGCGTCTGTATCAAGAAATAGTGCGCCAAATTCAGCATATTTTGCACTCTCAAGCACCCGATCAGTTTGTCGGCAGTGTCGAGCATTTACTAAACTACTTGAGACAGCAAGGAATTTCTACAGAAGAAATTCAAAAAAAGCTGATTAGCCAAGTCATTGTTAAACGGGCTCAACAAAATAAAGCGTTTCTAGAACACTTAAAGCATTGGGATCAAACAGCTGACGAATCCGCTCGGCTGTCTTCTGTGGGAGAAGCAGTGCGCTTAGCGATCGCCTTGCTCTAGCCCTGAATGACCTCAATTATTCGACCACTAGATAAAATTAAGCTTAAACTTGATGAATTTTACCCATCCTTTGTGGACAAGGTTGCCTGAGCGTCAACGTCATGACTGATAATTACTAAGAGATAAAAATATTTGGGGTGCTAAGACCAGCAGAAGTGTTGCAAAGGACTGTTTGATCTTGATCCACCCAAATTGAGCAGGTATCGCTCTTGCCCAGTTTTTGAACTACTTGGCTCCGGTTCGTCTCATCTCTCGCTGATGTGTGATTCTTGCTAGAAGATGGGAATGCTCCAAATGGTTAGAGGTGAACTTTCTGAAAACTCAGCCGTCACTGAGTGAAGCAGCCTTCTGCGTAAATGGGCGATGGCGGCAACTAAATTTATACAGCGGTGTGTCTAAGTCTCTACAAGCAGTAACGATGAAGCATAGAGCTTGGTCACTTATGGTGTTCGAAGGAGTGAATAAAACGATGAAATCCCCAATGGGCTTAGAAAAAAACGTCTCTTTAGCCCTAGTCTGTACGGTCTTAGGATTGTTGACAGCGAGTTTATCTCCTGCCGTAGCAGCTACCAGCGATGGCACCGATATGACATCTGCGGATGCAGCCACGACTACCTCTGCGCCTCTAGCGATCGCGGATGAGACTCTACAAGCTCAAGCGCTAAGCTCAGATGTAGATAGCAGCCAAGACCTGATCAATGTTGCAACTCTAGACCCCGAGGCTCCAGAAGAAGCCAGCAATGGCATGGCTCAAGTGACCTCAGTATCCCAACTGTCTGACGTGCAACCCACCGATTGGGCCTTCCAATCATTGCAATCTTTGGTAGAACGATACGGCTGTATTGCGGGTTACCCAGATGGCACCTACCGAGGCAACAGAGCCTTAACTCGTTACGAATTCGCCGCTGGTGTCAATTCTTGCCTCGACCGCATCAACGAACTCATTACTGCGGGCACTGACGAACTGGTACAAAAAGAAGATTTAGCTACCTTACAGCGATTGCAGGAAGAATTCTCTGCCGAACTTGCTACCCTCAGAGGCCGAACCGATGCTTTAGAAGCCCGCACCGCTGAACTTGAAGCAAACCAGTTTTCCACTACGACCAAGTTATTTGGTCAAGCGATCTTTGGAGTTCAAGGCCGCACTGAAAACACGGCTGACTTTTTCCCAGTCGATGGCGTCAAAGATACTAAAGACCCAGCAACCAACATCAACCTCATTAACAATGTCCAGTTAAGCTTGTTCACTCAACTGAGCAATCGCAGCATCCTGCTGACTGGGCTGGCGGCTGGCAATGGCAGTACTGCGCCTCGCCTCAGCAACGACACCAAGTTGGGTTATGAACTAGACACCGACAATCAATTCGTCCTCAGTGACCTCACTTTTCGGCATTTGATTGGTAACAACTTTGCGGTGGTAGCGGGGCCTGTCGGCGTTAATGCGGTCAACGTCTTCCGGGGAGCTAACCGAGTTGAAAGTTCTGGACAAGGTCCAATCTCAGCGTTTGCCCAGCGGAACCCCATTATTAGTATTGGAAACGGCACAGGTGGAGCTGGTTTTGACTGGCAAATCGCTTCTCGGCTCAGCTTGCAGGGCGTTTACTCTGCAAGTGATCCTGCTGACCCTAATGATGCTGGCTTGTTTGGGAGTCGCCGTAGCGCCACTACTACTGGGGTTCAATTAACTGCGTCTCCTACTGACACGATTGATCTAGCCCTGCACTACCTCAACTCCTATAATCCTTCTGGATCTGGCTTTGCAGGTAGCTTAGGTTTGGGAGTAGGGGATGACCAAGTTACCATTGGCTCTGGTCTCAAAACTGATGCTTTCGGGGCTACCGTGGCTTGGCGTGCTACCCCTGGGATTACAGTGGGAGGCTGGGGTGGCTTTACCAATTCCCGGATTCCTAATCGCGATGGTAATGTAGAAACCACCAACTGGATGGCTTTCCTCAATTTCCCCGATTTATTCGGCGAAGGCAACCTAGGCGGAATTTATGTAGGGCAACCGCCTAAAATCACCGAAAGCGATTTACCAGCGGGCCAGAATATTCCTAACTTGCTGGCGGGCGGCTTAGGAACCGAGGGAGAACAACCCGGCACCACGACTCACTTAGAAGTGTTCTATCGGTACCGCATCTCCGACAATATCACGCTTACTCCAGGCTTCATGGTGCTCTTCAATCCAGGTAATGCACCTGAGAGCGACACAGTGGGGATTGGTGCTCTCCGAACCACCTTTACCTTCTAAGATTCTGGTTCAGCTGATGGGGTTCAGTTGTGGGGGTGGGTAATCACCTCAGCAACTCCACTCCAGGATTAAACCTAATCTACCAAAACAGCGATCGCCCCAGCTAATTTTCCAGCCAGGGCGATCGCTTTGAGTTTGACATTAGGGATTAAGTTCTCTGTCAGCCTTCATTTTCTGCACTCGCGGCTGTTGGAATTAAGCGTTTCCTCAAAGCATCAGCTCGACGCTGAGCCGTTACGCTTTGAGGCTCCAACTGGAGGACTGCTTCATAGGACTCTAGAGCTTGAGCCATGAGTTGCTTACGCTCATAGGCATGCCCAATGTTATTCAACGCCGTCACGTAATTGGGGCTAAGTTTTAGCGCTTCTTTGTAGTGACGAATCGATAAGTCATACTGCTCTTGGGCGAAGTAAGCATAACCCAAGGCGTTGTAAATGAGGGCTGTATTTTCCTCGCCTTCTAAATCGGGCGATTTGAGCGCTTTTTGCAGTTGTATTACCGCTTGAGAAAACAACTTTTTCTCTAAGTAAATGCTGCCAAGCTCGTAGTATTCCTCAGCTGTGCCTTTTTCTTTATTTAGTTTGTTCTGCAAGCGCGAAATAGAAGTTTCAATCTTGCGAGTTTTAAGCACTTGACGAAAAATCGCCCAGCCTGCGCTTGCCAGTAAAATTAGCAAGATTGACAAATAGACAACGGGAAGTAAGTTATCCATATTTGTTATATGTGAGCACTGCTAAGCAGATCTGGTTTTAGTCAACTTTCCCTGGTAAGGGACCCAACCTTTCTATTGGGGTTCTATCCCCACCTTTCATTAAGTTAGCCCACGGCAGACCCCAATAGGCAGCTCGTTCTTGCAGCCAACCATCAGAATGCCAACGAGCGATCGCACTATTGACTTGACGCCGCAAATCATCATACTGCACCCCCTTCGGTAGCACGACACACAAAGGCTCCGTAGATAACAAAGTGGGCAGCAGACGATATTGAGGATACTCCCGCACCCAACCACTCAAAACACTTGCATCTGCAGCAAAAGCAACTGCCTCACCCGATTCCAAGAGCGAGTATGCCGCCTCATAAGAGGTTACCCCTACTAACTTAGCGCCAGGAACTAAATAGCGCAGGGTAGCGATGGTACTGGAACCCTGGAGGGCTGCGACTGGGCGGTTGTATAAGTCAGCCAGCCGCTCGACTGTTGTTGCTTTAGAGACTAGGGCTGTGCCATCTAAGTAATAAGGCAGGCTAAAGCTTACTAAGCGAGACCTTGGCTCCGTTGCGGTCACTCTCGCGATCGCTAAGTCTACCTGACCTGACAAAACGGTTGGAAGGCGGTTTTGGTTAGAAACTGGCTGGAGTCGAACGGCATCTGCTTTGCCTAGTAGC is a window encoding:
- a CDS encoding tetratricopeptide repeat protein, with amino-acid sequence MDNLLPVVYLSILLILLASAGWAIFRQVLKTRKIETSISRLQNKLNKEKGTAEEYYELGSIYLEKKLFSQAVIQLQKALKSPDLEGEENTALIYNALGYAYFAQEQYDLSIRHYKEALKLSPNYVTALNNIGHAYERKQLMAQALESYEAVLQLEPQSVTAQRRADALRKRLIPTAASAENEG
- a CDS encoding transporter substrate-binding domain-containing protein, giving the protein MFEQLKFFSKVSSLCLVIGLSLAGQSGSAETLKSIQQRGYLIVAVKENLYPLAFKDSAEQLQGFEIEVARRLAQELLGKADAVRLQPVSNQNRLPTVLSGQVDLAIARVTATEPRSRLVSFSLPYYLDGTALVSKATTVERLADLYNRPVAALQGSSTIATLRYLVPGAKLVGVTSYEAAYSLLESGEAVAFAADASVLSGWVREYPQYRLLPTLLSTEPLCVVLPKGVQYDDLRRQVNSAIARWHSDGWLQERAAYWGLPWANLMKGGDRTPIERLGPLPGKVD
- a CDS encoding pentapeptide repeat-containing protein → MQVQDLILRYQQGERDFAHVDLSGATLSGINLQDADLTGANLTGTNLSWALLNRANLTGACLRRADLRSTALSSATLVGAVLNGANLAKADLRLAQLQDADLNWATLPEGDLSGADLSRAKLDQINLEKAKLNGTQFVGAELMEANLRRASLISANLSQANLREAHLEEANLREAKLVGTNLIEANLSGAYLRQADLSQADMHRVTLIGADLSEAVLNNADLSRANLSGAYLLKTSCKKTYLLRATLQEVYLLQADLTEANLRGADLRRADLSGAYLNEATLSEADLSDAYLLESHLIRANLDGAQLTGCCIYNWHLEDSDLAKVECRYVFTQFNYTTKSPTERYPAARDFEPGELARQYQGDDAGVEVVWQEPPHWEALVFTLAQVEMECLDVHLTLKSYGLSDNGYLLKLTSDRPVNGKILAQRILQLYPELLPRVLSRRSEVLGLLGISPRMGTLEAAVSSPPPAQRSPTTTATDRDKRLRLYQEIVRQIQHILHSQAPDQFVGSVEHLLNYLRQQGISTEEIQKKLISQVIVKRAQQNKAFLEHLKHWDQTADESARLSSVGEAVRLAIALL
- a CDS encoding iron uptake porin; translation: MTSADAATTTSAPLAIADETLQAQALSSDVDSSQDLINVATLDPEAPEEASNGMAQVTSVSQLSDVQPTDWAFQSLQSLVERYGCIAGYPDGTYRGNRALTRYEFAAGVNSCLDRINELITAGTDELVQKEDLATLQRLQEEFSAELATLRGRTDALEARTAELEANQFSTTTKLFGQAIFGVQGRTENTADFFPVDGVKDTKDPATNINLINNVQLSLFTQLSNRSILLTGLAAGNGSTAPRLSNDTKLGYELDTDNQFVLSDLTFRHLIGNNFAVVAGPVGVNAVNVFRGANRVESSGQGPISAFAQRNPIISIGNGTGGAGFDWQIASRLSLQGVYSASDPADPNDAGLFGSRRSATTTGVQLTASPTDTIDLALHYLNSYNPSGSGFAGSLGLGVGDDQVTIGSGLKTDAFGATVAWRATPGITVGGWGGFTNSRIPNRDGNVETTNWMAFLNFPDLFGEGNLGGIYVGQPPKITESDLPAGQNIPNLLAGGLGTEGEQPGTTTHLEVFYRYRISDNITLTPGFMVLFNPGNAPESDTVGIGALRTTFTF